Proteins from a single region of Mumia flava:
- the lpdA gene encoding dihydrolipoyl dehydrogenase, with protein MTEHFDVVVLGAGPGGYVAAVRAAQLGQSVAVIEPKYWGGVCLNVGCIPSKSLLRNAELAHTISHEAESVFGISVGEVSLDYSKAYSRSRDVAEGRVKGVHYLMKKNKITEIHGTGAFVGEKELEVALNDGGSQRVTFGSCIIATGSVTKLLPGTSLSERVVTYEEQILSDNVPESVIVAGAGAIGVEFAYVLSSYGAKVTIVEFLDRAVPNEDAEVSKELTKAYKKLGIDILTTTRVDSIDDSGDKVKVTVTRNHSGDAQEEVLEADKVLQAIGFAPRSDGLGLDKAGVKLDGRGAIEIDDYMRTNVDGIYAIGDVTGKLMLAHVAEAQGIVASETIGGAETFPLDYAMMPRATFCHPQIASFGYTEEQAKEKGFDVKVSKFPFSANGKAPGLADTVGFVKLVADATYNELLGAHMVGPEVTEMLAELTLAQRWDLTADEVARNVHAHPTLSEAVQEVVHGIAGHMINL; from the coding sequence ATGACCGAACACTTCGACGTCGTCGTCCTCGGCGCGGGACCGGGTGGGTACGTCGCCGCGGTCCGCGCCGCCCAGCTGGGCCAGTCCGTGGCCGTCATCGAGCCGAAGTACTGGGGCGGCGTCTGCCTCAACGTCGGCTGCATCCCGAGCAAGTCGCTGCTCCGCAACGCCGAGCTGGCGCACACGATCAGCCACGAGGCGGAGTCGGTGTTCGGCATCAGCGTCGGGGAGGTGTCGCTCGACTACTCGAAGGCCTACTCGCGCAGCCGCGACGTGGCCGAGGGCCGGGTCAAGGGCGTGCACTACCTGATGAAGAAGAACAAGATCACCGAGATCCACGGGACCGGCGCCTTCGTCGGCGAGAAGGAGCTCGAGGTCGCGCTCAACGACGGCGGCTCCCAGCGCGTCACCTTCGGCAGCTGCATCATCGCCACCGGGTCGGTCACCAAGCTGCTCCCCGGCACGAGCCTGTCCGAGCGGGTCGTCACCTACGAGGAGCAGATCCTCTCCGACAACGTCCCCGAGTCGGTGATCGTCGCCGGGGCAGGCGCGATCGGCGTCGAGTTCGCCTACGTCCTGAGCTCCTACGGCGCGAAGGTCACGATCGTCGAGTTCCTCGACCGCGCCGTCCCGAACGAGGACGCCGAGGTCTCGAAGGAGCTCACCAAGGCGTACAAGAAGCTCGGGATCGACATCCTGACGACGACCCGCGTCGACTCGATCGACGACTCCGGCGACAAGGTCAAGGTCACCGTCACGCGCAACCACTCCGGCGACGCCCAGGAGGAGGTGCTCGAGGCCGACAAGGTGCTCCAGGCGATCGGCTTCGCACCGCGCAGCGACGGCCTCGGGCTCGACAAGGCCGGGGTGAAGCTCGACGGCCGCGGCGCGATCGAGATCGACGACTACATGCGCACCAACGTCGACGGCATCTACGCGATCGGCGACGTCACCGGCAAGCTGATGCTCGCGCACGTCGCCGAGGCGCAGGGCATCGTCGCGTCGGAGACCATCGGTGGCGCCGAGACCTTCCCGCTCGACTACGCGATGATGCCGCGCGCGACATTCTGCCACCCGCAGATCGCCTCGTTCGGCTACACCGAGGAGCAGGCGAAGGAGAAGGGCTTCGACGTCAAGGTCTCGAAGTTCCCGTTCTCCGCGAACGGCAAGGCGCCCGGGCTCGCCGACACCGTGGGCTTCGTGAAGCTCGTGGCCGACGCCACCTACAACGAGCTCCTGGGCGCCCACATGGTCGGCCCGGAGGTCACCGAGATGCTGGCCGAGCTCACGCTCGCGCAGCGCTGGGACCTCACCGCCGACGAGGTCGCCCGCAACGTGCACGCGCACCCGACCCTGTCGGAGGCCGTGCAGGAGGTCGTCCACGGCATCGCGGGCCACATGATCAACCTCTGA